In one window of Mytilus galloprovincialis chromosome 6, xbMytGall1.hap1.1, whole genome shotgun sequence DNA:
- the LOC143078859 gene encoding T-cell activation inhibitor, mitochondrial-like, giving the protein MKILSTRLLTATHDICKRTTSLEILKILKRHLTVSETATALRPFYLAVHPDFYGQFPVERKVNEESLKKLHEYITDLHKTGKAKPTDINFYVRGKQQNDKYKYVNMKLLSGDVRSTVTTVLESVALPLDYLDTIPRGSATTKIRWDSSYYHFTGKQNPHDEYYQATSKLHTGTLISWLQKKGPDAKLKLESSQKIQEQINELYEELIDFVGLEDINWYSDWEINHYMGCLRSFSRFCHNHPKEVKNILKGRSLVFGNKPGVSLYGEVVLSSADCDTDWMTFLSYVPAYDAVLERLPYMEKRLSELLGNIKIDRRKKKQIMMATEYELILNKILNCLRNCQGDVDRYFNGEDLSHLELVVEEGSAPMTLSSNGKFVTPSSIPGIVLVKFIAENKDKAYMILQDMSLQGGMEKMYKKLCIEEFQLLSLKKEENVSPHKMIHCCERLLYDQIFLQSGLHNSKLNIAHYYALMHDGEMTIPWNWTSDIS; this is encoded by the exons AACAACAAGTTTGGAAATTCtgaagattttaaaaagacatttgACAGTCAGTGAAACAGCAACAGCATTGAGACCATTTTATCTGGCAGTACATCCAGATTTTTATGGACAGTTTCCAGTAGAAAGG AAAGTAAATGAAGAATCCCTAAAGAAGTTACACGAGTATATAACTGACCTTCATAAAACAGGGAAAGCAAAGCCAACTGATATCAACTTTtatgtaagaggaaaacaacaaaatg ataaatacaaGTATGTGAACATGAAGTTACTGTCAGGAGATGTCAGATCCACAGTGACAACAGTACTGGAGTCTGTAGCTCTTCCATTAGATTATCTGGATACCATTCCAAGGGGATCAGCTACCACTAAAATTAGATGGGATTCATCCTATTATCATTTTACTGGTAAACAGAACCCACATGATGAGTATTACCAGGCCACTAGTAAACTACATACAGGTACTTTGAT cTCATGGTTACAGAAAAAAGGGCCAGATGCCAAATTAAAATTAGAATCTAGTCAGAAGATACAGGAACAGATAAATGAACTTTACGAAGAACTGATAGATTTTGTTGGATTGGAAGATATAAATTGGTACAGTGATTGGGAAATCAATCATTATATGGGATGTCTTCGCTCATTTTCTAGATTTTGTCATAACCATCCAAAAGAAGTCAAGaatattttaaaag GTAGAAGTTTAGTATTTGGTAACAAACCTGGTGTCAGTTTATATGGTGAAGTTGTACTTAGCAGTGCTGACTGTGATACAGATTGGATGACT tttttgtccTATGTGCCAGCTTATGATGCAGTTTTAGAAAGATTACCCTATATGGAGAAAAGATTATCAGAACTTCTAGGAAATATTAAAATTGATCGCAGAAAGAAGAAGCAGATTATGATGGCAACAGAATATGAACTGATTCTCAATAAAATTCTCAATTGTTTACGGAATTGTCAGGGTGATGTTGATAGATATTTCAATGGAGAAGATTTATCTCACCTTGAACTTGTTGTAGAAGA AGGATCAGCACCAATGACATTATCATCTAATGGAAAGTTTGTGACCCCTTCCTCTATACCTGGAATAGTGTTGGTTAAATTCATAGCCGAAAATAAAGACAAGGCCTATATGATACTACAGGATATGTCATT acaagGTGGGATGGAAAAGATGTATAAAAAACTTTGTATAGAAGAGTTTCAGTTGTTATCACTGAAGAAAGAAGAAAATGTATCACCTCATAAAATGATTCATTGTTGTGAGAGGTTATTGTATGATCAAATCTTTCTACAGTCTGGACTACACAATTCTAAGTTAAATATAGCTCATTACTATGCACTGATGCATGATGGGGAAATGACCATACCATGGAACTGGACGAGTGATATATCATAA